Proteins encoded within one genomic window of Bermanella sp. WJH001:
- a CDS encoding putative metalloprotease CJM1_0395 family protein yields MNVQFGTGFTITPSNNSAQGSDARVGVAVPVESENQSTTSFTPVPETKESPKSRQEGSEQGQQERLAVEARRARQQQDNQEQQRLSDRRAEDARQQARTEEAQQRTEEQQQSQSSRDVNDRTQADEQAQARRQQDEQEQRQLEVEQRQVQQLAERDREVKAHEQAHQAVGGQYAGEMSLTYERGPDGKNYAIGGEVPIDTGKIANDPQATLDKAETIRRAALAPAEPSSQDRRVAAQAVQMALEARADIQQLQQEALTSEDVNEEQTETDDLRDEERLEAEQKAQREEQQAQESSNNVIADLQDLNERMARIQAQLVEASQIDDKINSKVNLLDVTT; encoded by the coding sequence GTGAACGTGCAATTTGGGACAGGTTTTACCATCACACCAAGTAATAATAGTGCGCAAGGCAGCGATGCTCGCGTAGGTGTGGCTGTACCTGTTGAATCAGAAAACCAAAGCACCACTAGCTTCACGCCAGTACCTGAAACCAAAGAATCCCCTAAGTCACGCCAAGAAGGCTCTGAGCAAGGTCAACAAGAACGCCTTGCGGTTGAAGCCCGCCGCGCGCGTCAGCAACAAGACAATCAAGAACAGCAACGATTATCCGATCGTCGCGCAGAGGATGCGCGTCAACAAGCACGAACAGAAGAGGCCCAGCAACGCACTGAGGAGCAGCAACAAAGTCAAAGCAGTCGTGATGTAAACGATCGCACCCAAGCGGACGAACAGGCACAAGCTCGTCGTCAACAAGACGAACAAGAGCAGCGCCAGCTAGAAGTCGAGCAACGACAGGTCCAACAGCTTGCGGAGCGTGATCGAGAAGTGAAAGCCCACGAACAGGCCCACCAAGCAGTGGGGGGCCAGTACGCCGGCGAAATGAGTTTGACCTATGAACGTGGACCTGATGGAAAAAATTATGCGATAGGTGGCGAAGTCCCCATCGACACAGGCAAGATTGCCAATGATCCTCAGGCCACACTCGACAAAGCAGAAACCATCCGCAGAGCGGCATTGGCCCCGGCTGAACCATCCAGCCAAGATCGTCGAGTGGCAGCACAGGCAGTACAAATGGCGTTGGAAGCAAGGGCTGATATACAGCAATTGCAGCAAGAGGCACTAACCAGTGAAGATGTGAATGAAGAGCAAACTGAAACAGACGACTTAAGAGATGAAGAGCGCCTCGAAGCCGAACAAAAGGCGCAACGAGAAGAACAGCAAGCACAAGAGTCATCGAATAACGTGATTGCGGATTTACAAGATTTGAACGAGCGTATGGCTCGTATTCAAGCTCAGTTGGTAGAAGCAAGTCAGATAGATGACAAGATTAATTCGAAAGTTAATCTGTTAGATGTGACTACCTAA
- a CDS encoding fatty acid cis/trans isomerase, whose amino-acid sequence MFKFFWLPFLLVGCASVGLYQSQLLEEYGQATMTERRIDANLSQAQYYRDEVQPIIDQRCVVCHGCYDAPCQLKMSSPQGMMRGASKELVYNGTRILASEPSRLDIDAHNSDQWREKGFFPVINEQTQSSHVNLKNSLLFQAIQQKQNHPLPDQVILDPSFSLGLDRPQVCPTPKEYQAFVETNPLWGMPYALPGLNQKEFNTIEKWIAKGAIMSKPIPVTQAIQQQVEQWEAFLNQESNKHKLASRYIYEHIYLANLYFDETPLFEGKAPSITPEYYFKLVRSTTPPGLPIIPLKTRRPYDKPEVDDFYYRLMRNTASIVAKTHMPYRLNTQRMQWIEELFITPDYSVATLPSYEPEVASNPFIAFKDLPVGSRYRFMLEEAQFIIQGFIKGPVCRGQVALNVIDDHFWVAFVDPELQKSNALSDFLSEQSDNLRLPGEDESNSGIATNWLKYSLLHAEFLKAKNIAIKEKLLTKAKLDTQLVWQGDYKNPNAALTIFRHFDSSTVVQGWVGQAPKTTWLISYPLLERIHYLLVAEFDVYGNIGHQLMTRLYMDFLRMEGEANFLALLPEKERQKLTNYWYRDASDSVKKHLYQAEHASLSEPDITYQTSTPQAELYSLLNQHLSKSMNKKHLFNDKNHAAFKKINTVKGKAANLMPEVSLLFDEHHNQVYTLIRNSGHSNLTGLLYEEENRLPEEDYMTIVPGIIGAYPSAYYQVRLNQSSEGFTNSVYNLKTEQDYKRLLDVYGVRRTHPDFWAFSDKVHTWFKQDDPLNAGLLDYNRLENR is encoded by the coding sequence ATGTTTAAGTTCTTTTGGCTCCCCTTTTTATTGGTGGGCTGTGCCAGCGTCGGTCTTTACCAATCACAATTACTTGAAGAATACGGTCAAGCGACCATGACCGAGCGTCGGATTGACGCCAATTTATCTCAAGCACAATACTATCGAGACGAAGTTCAACCAATCATTGATCAGCGCTGCGTGGTTTGCCATGGTTGTTATGACGCACCTTGCCAGCTCAAAATGTCATCACCTCAAGGTATGATGCGCGGAGCAAGTAAAGAGCTGGTTTATAATGGCACTCGAATTTTAGCCAGCGAACCAAGTCGACTGGATATCGACGCCCACAATTCGGATCAATGGCGAGAAAAAGGATTTTTTCCGGTTATCAATGAGCAAACCCAATCAAGTCATGTTAATTTAAAAAACAGTTTATTGTTTCAAGCCATTCAACAAAAACAAAACCATCCGTTACCTGATCAAGTGATTTTAGATCCATCATTTTCTTTGGGTTTAGATCGTCCGCAAGTTTGCCCCACTCCAAAAGAGTATCAAGCGTTTGTAGAAACTAATCCGTTATGGGGAATGCCTTATGCCTTACCAGGGTTAAATCAAAAAGAATTCAACACAATCGAGAAGTGGATCGCCAAAGGGGCGATTATGAGCAAGCCCATACCGGTGACACAAGCGATACAACAACAAGTCGAACAGTGGGAAGCCTTTCTCAATCAAGAGTCCAACAAACATAAACTGGCTAGCCGTTATATTTACGAGCACATTTATCTTGCCAATTTATATTTTGATGAAACGCCATTATTTGAAGGTAAAGCGCCAAGTATCACGCCTGAGTATTATTTCAAATTAGTTCGTTCTACTACTCCACCTGGGCTGCCTATTATTCCACTTAAAACCCGTCGCCCCTATGACAAACCAGAAGTGGATGATTTTTATTATCGCTTAATGCGCAACACCGCCAGCATCGTGGCAAAAACACACATGCCCTATCGTTTAAACACGCAACGTATGCAGTGGATTGAAGAGTTGTTTATTACGCCTGATTATTCTGTGGCGACCTTGCCATCGTATGAACCTGAAGTGGCTTCGAATCCATTTATTGCTTTTAAAGATTTACCGGTAGGTAGTCGTTATCGTTTCATGTTAGAAGAGGCCCAATTTATCATTCAGGGTTTTATAAAAGGCCCTGTTTGCCGTGGGCAAGTGGCACTTAATGTCATTGATGATCATTTTTGGGTCGCCTTTGTTGATCCTGAATTACAAAAAAGTAATGCACTGTCTGATTTTTTATCTGAGCAAAGTGATAACTTAAGGCTACCAGGAGAAGATGAAAGTAATTCTGGCATTGCCACTAATTGGCTTAAATATTCGTTACTTCATGCAGAATTTTTAAAAGCTAAAAATATTGCCATTAAAGAAAAATTATTAACCAAAGCAAAACTAGATACCCAGTTAGTTTGGCAAGGCGATTATAAAAACCCTAATGCCGCGTTAACCATATTTAGACATTTTGATTCATCAACCGTGGTTCAAGGTTGGGTTGGTCAAGCGCCAAAAACCACCTGGCTGATTAGTTATCCATTATTAGAACGCATTCACTACTTACTTGTGGCTGAATTTGATGTGTATGGCAACATTGGTCACCAGTTAATGACCCGCCTATATATGGATTTTTTACGCATGGAAGGTGAAGCGAACTTCTTAGCCTTATTACCAGAAAAAGAACGCCAAAAGCTAACAAACTATTGGTATCGTGATGCAAGTGATAGTGTCAAAAAACACTTATACCAAGCTGAACATGCTTCCCTAAGTGAACCAGACATCACTTATCAAACAAGCACACCACAAGCTGAATTATATTCACTGCTCAATCAGCATTTATCTAAGTCTATGAATAAAAAGCATTTATTCAATGATAAAAATCACGCAGCATTCAAAAAAATCAATACTGTTAAGGGTAAGGCCGCTAATCTAATGCCTGAAGTGAGTTTATTGTTTGATGAGCATCACAATCAAGTTTACACATTAATTCGTAATAGCGGTCACTCCAACTTAACAGGGTTGCTTTATGAAGAAGAAAACAGATTACCAGAAGAAGATTACATGACCATTGTGCCTGGGATCATCGGTGCTTATCCATCTGCTTATTATCAAGTACGCTTAAATCAAAGCAGCGAAGGGTTTACAAATAGTGTTTATAATTTAAAAACCGAACAAGATTACAAACGTCTACTTGATGTATATGGGGTGCGTAGAACCCACCCTGATTTTTGGGCATTTAGCGATAAGGTTCATACTTGGTTTAAACAAGATGATCCTCTCAATGCAGGGCTATTGGATTACAACCGATTAGAAAACCGTTAG